The Gillisia sp. Hel_I_86 genome has a segment encoding these proteins:
- a CDS encoding polysaccharide biosynthesis/export family protein has translation MIKFKKYFYLCVAVLSLASCTNLKKATYFNNIPDSQFQSNIENLAPVLRENDLLSILVSSLNPGATEVFNPVNSSETAKNNDNWAPEYLIDEEGYIRFPFLGKIKAAGKTKQDLREEITNELIKRKLLVEPIVNIRYLNFKVSVMGEVENPAVLTIPSEKVSLLEALSLAGDLTIYAQRDNVLLIREENGVKNLIRIDLTSDDIFTSPNYYLKPNDVLYVQPNESKVASTSRLIVWLPVIISALSFGIIAVTR, from the coding sequence ATGATAAAATTTAAAAAATATTTTTACTTATGCGTTGCGGTTTTATCATTGGCCTCCTGTACAAATCTGAAAAAGGCGACCTACTTCAATAATATCCCAGACTCCCAGTTCCAATCGAACATCGAAAACTTGGCACCTGTTTTAAGGGAGAATGATTTGTTAAGCATTTTGGTAAGCAGTTTAAATCCAGGGGCCACAGAGGTTTTTAATCCAGTGAATAGTTCAGAAACAGCTAAAAACAATGACAATTGGGCTCCGGAATATTTAATAGATGAAGAAGGTTATATACGTTTTCCCTTTCTAGGAAAAATTAAAGCTGCAGGTAAAACAAAGCAAGATTTAAGAGAAGAAATTACTAATGAACTAATAAAAAGAAAATTATTGGTAGAACCTATAGTGAATATAAGGTATCTGAATTTTAAAGTTTCGGTTATGGGAGAAGTGGAAAACCCTGCGGTTTTGACAATTCCCAGCGAAAAAGTAAGTTTGTTGGAAGCCTTGAGCTTAGCCGGAGACCTTACCATTTATGCTCAAAGGGACAATGTGCTCTTGATCAGGGAAGAAAATGGCGTTAAAAATCTTATACGAATCGATTTAACTTCCGATGACATATTTACTTCTCCAAATTATTATTTAAAACCGAATGATGTACTTTATGTGCAACCCAACGAATCTAAAGTAGCGAGTACCTCAAGACTTATAGTTTGGCTGCCCGTAATAATTAGTGCGCTGTCTTTTGGGATCATTGCAGTTACTAGATAA
- a CDS encoding GumC family protein, whose translation MSYNNKSAKNENLFSSMMDLFFPFWPLLAVILVVVLFLAWGYKNYATPIYEVSATLIIKDENKGVDNSKMVESMSPFDSKKIVENEIKVIQSPDIMKKVVDTLNLYAPVYEEKDFFGLNIKSVSAYNSSPIQIKLKNPDEIVIEKDVPAEHYFTVDFSKKNVKVDGRIYPLNEWVDSPFGKIMFYPNKNKVQQAKKPLYFILINPRSVTQSLLKSLEVAPPEKLSTVINLYLQDAVPNRGEDILNGIIAAYNQNGIEDKNILAANTMKFIEARIRNIGNELDTLESENEQYRSSKGVVDLSQQSRIYLQDAGHNDQRIADIRLKLSVLDKVENYILSKDGGGSIVPSTLGIDDPVLTQLLQKLYNSEIEYERLKKTTAVNNPMLTSLADEINKIRPNILDNVQSQKSNLNASLSNLYSNSGKYTSALQTIPEKERKLLEITRRRAVKQEIFASLLQKREEIALSFMPTNGQDIVVTSAQASLEPVSPKGIKIYGIAIFLGAGLWIAYVTGKEMMNKKILFRSEIEESTNLPVIGELSYLKGDKQLSLNKPEDIPFIEQFRQLDAQLGLYSRTFRKKKILVTSSLSGEGKSFVSKNLAYSLAQTGKKVVLLDMDFRKPNATKAFNLKDHKGIVDYLKGEASLDSIVITSELDTNLDILPAGTKGGDHTQLLLNGKLELLFEKLSERYDYVIMDSAPIGLISDANLLAEFSEITLLVVRHGFTPKKIVRRLDQNLGDKNLQHIGIIFNGLKKRGLVKEDSGYGYGYGQAYGYGAYVQKR comes from the coding sequence ATGTCCTACAATAATAAATCGGCCAAAAACGAGAACCTGTTCAGCTCTATGATGGATTTGTTTTTTCCATTTTGGCCGTTGCTTGCAGTAATTTTGGTAGTGGTTTTATTTCTGGCCTGGGGCTATAAAAATTATGCTACCCCTATTTACGAGGTTTCCGCTACATTGATCATCAAAGATGAGAATAAAGGGGTAGATAATTCAAAAATGGTGGAATCCATGAGTCCCTTCGATTCAAAAAAAATCGTGGAAAATGAGATCAAGGTAATCCAATCCCCCGATATCATGAAAAAGGTGGTAGATACCCTGAACCTTTATGCCCCAGTTTATGAAGAAAAGGATTTTTTTGGTTTGAATATAAAATCGGTTTCTGCTTACAATTCTTCACCTATTCAGATTAAGCTTAAAAATCCAGATGAGATCGTAATTGAAAAAGATGTTCCTGCTGAACATTATTTTACAGTCGATTTTTCCAAAAAAAATGTAAAGGTTGATGGAAGAATCTATCCTCTAAACGAATGGGTGGATAGTCCTTTTGGAAAAATCATGTTTTATCCCAATAAAAATAAAGTTCAACAGGCCAAAAAACCCCTATACTTTATTTTGATAAACCCTCGTAGCGTTACCCAAAGTTTACTGAAATCACTTGAAGTTGCCCCGCCAGAAAAATTGTCTACCGTAATCAATCTCTATTTGCAAGATGCGGTGCCCAACAGGGGGGAAGATATTTTGAACGGTATAATAGCAGCCTACAACCAAAATGGCATTGAAGACAAGAATATTTTGGCTGCGAACACCATGAAATTTATTGAAGCCCGCATTCGCAATATAGGAAATGAACTTGATACACTTGAAAGCGAAAATGAGCAGTATCGTTCTTCCAAAGGTGTTGTGGACCTTAGCCAGCAAAGCAGGATATATTTACAGGATGCCGGGCATAATGACCAACGAATTGCCGATATAAGGCTCAAACTTTCCGTATTGGATAAAGTAGAAAATTATATCTTATCAAAAGATGGAGGGGGAAGTATTGTTCCTTCTACTTTGGGAATAGATGATCCCGTGTTAACGCAATTGCTCCAGAAGCTTTACAATTCTGAAATAGAGTATGAACGCCTAAAAAAAACCACGGCGGTCAATAACCCAATGTTGACTTCACTTGCCGATGAAATTAATAAAATACGTCCCAATATTTTGGACAATGTACAAAGCCAAAAAAGCAATCTTAATGCAAGCCTTTCCAATCTATACAGCAATTCCGGAAAATATACTTCGGCTTTACAGACCATTCCCGAAAAAGAACGGAAACTTTTGGAAATTACCCGTAGGAGAGCGGTAAAACAAGAAATTTTTGCTTCTTTATTGCAGAAAAGGGAAGAAATAGCGCTGTCTTTTATGCCTACTAATGGGCAGGATATAGTAGTTACCAGTGCCCAGGCCTCTTTAGAGCCTGTAAGTCCTAAAGGAATTAAAATTTATGGAATCGCAATTTTTCTTGGAGCAGGCCTATGGATTGCCTATGTGACTGGTAAAGAAATGATGAACAAAAAAATTCTTTTCCGTTCAGAAATTGAAGAATCTACCAATTTACCTGTTATCGGGGAATTGTCTTATTTAAAAGGAGATAAACAACTATCCTTAAATAAGCCCGAAGATATACCTTTTATTGAGCAGTTTAGGCAGCTGGATGCTCAATTGGGACTTTATAGCAGAACCTTTAGGAAAAAGAAAATTTTGGTTACCTCAAGTTTGTCAGGGGAAGGTAAAAGTTTTGTAAGCAAGAACCTGGCATATAGTTTAGCTCAAACAGGGAAAAAGGTTGTTTTACTGGATATGGATTTTAGAAAGCCTAATGCTACTAAGGCTTTCAACTTAAAGGACCATAAAGGGATAGTAGATTACTTAAAGGGGGAAGCCAGCCTGGATAGTATTGTAATTACTTCAGAACTGGATACTAATTTAGATATCCTTCCGGCAGGGACCAAAGGAGGTGACCATACCCAATTGCTTTTAAACGGTAAATTGGAACTCCTTTTTGAGAAATTATCTGAAAGGTATGATTATGTTATTATGGATTCTGCTCCTATTGGATTGATCTCTGATGCAAATTTGCTTGCCGAATTCAGTGAGATCACCCTATTAGTAGTTAGGCATGGTTTTACTCCTAAAAAAATCGTTCGAAGATTGGATCAAAATCTGGGAGATAAGAACTTGCAACATATAGGGATAATCTTCAATGGATTGAAAAAAAGAGGTTTAGTGAAGGAAGATAGTGGGTATGGATATGGGTATGGCCAAGCTTATGGATATGGGGCCTATGTACAAAAAAGATGA
- the rfbF gene encoding glucose-1-phosphate cytidylyltransferase: MKVLILAGGLGSRLSEETGLKPKPMIEIGNKPILWHIMKTYSYYGFNDFIILLGYKGSMIKEYFSNYYLHNSDITFDFAENKTIYRKNKTEPWKVTLIDTGQDTMTGGRIKRAKEYIGHNTFMLTYGDGVSNININNLLNFHKAHGKILTITAVQPEGRFGSLITDNNDKVLKFTEKPKGDGKWINGGYFICEPEIMDYITDDNTIFENEPLRNLAKSGNAFSYKHFGFWKPMDTLRDKRQLDAFIKNKTAPWIKWESSPEKA, encoded by the coding sequence ATGAAAGTGTTAATTTTAGCAGGAGGCTTAGGCTCTAGGCTTTCGGAAGAAACCGGATTAAAACCAAAGCCCATGATAGAAATAGGAAATAAACCTATACTCTGGCATATTATGAAAACATATTCCTATTATGGGTTTAATGATTTCATTATCCTTTTAGGATATAAAGGATCCATGATAAAGGAGTACTTCAGCAATTACTACCTCCACAATTCAGATATTACTTTTGATTTTGCAGAGAACAAAACTATATATAGAAAAAATAAAACAGAGCCATGGAAGGTCACATTAATAGATACCGGTCAAGATACCATGACTGGCGGTAGGATAAAACGGGCTAAAGAATATATAGGACACAATACATTTATGCTTACTTATGGAGATGGTGTTTCTAATATAAACATAAATAATCTTCTAAATTTCCATAAAGCCCACGGCAAGATCCTTACAATTACTGCTGTGCAACCAGAAGGAAGGTTTGGATCCTTGATTACAGATAATAATGATAAAGTTCTAAAGTTTACCGAAAAGCCCAAGGGTGATGGAAAATGGATAAATGGAGGTTATTTTATTTGTGAGCCTGAAATAATGGATTATATAACTGATGATAATACAATATTCGAGAATGAACCACTTAGAAACCTAGCCAAATCTGGAAATGCTTTTTCATATAAACATTTTGGTTTCTGGAAGCCTATGGATACTTTGAGGGATAAAAGACAATTAGATGCATTTATTAAAAATAAGACAGCGCCTTGGATAAAATGGGAATCCAGCCCTGAAAAAGCATAG
- the rfbG gene encoding CDP-glucose 4,6-dehydratase: protein MEKKFFKGKKVLITGHTGFKGAWLSLLLNKFGAQVFGYALNPPTSPNLYDLVYSERFIQSYIGDIRDFERLKDFIKETQPQIIIHLAAQSLVKASYKDPRFTFETNVMGTVNILEAARTTGTVKVILNVTTDKCYENKEWVWGYREDDVLGGHDPYSNSKACSELITASYRNAFFKTDGNDKNGIAVATARSGNIIGGGDWSLDRLVPDFMRSMQALENVVIRNPGATRPWQFILDSLFGYLILVKKLYTEGQDYAGSWNFGPGEDHNKTVGWVVSQLCINWGGNASYTIEDTSNEHEAKFLKLDSSKAKRRLAWSNVYSLEEGVDKTVEWYKEYLNGKMVRELCEFQIDEFMKIKDSRDK from the coding sequence TTGGAAAAAAAGTTTTTTAAGGGAAAAAAAGTTCTCATTACGGGACATACTGGTTTTAAAGGAGCCTGGTTAAGTCTGTTACTAAATAAATTTGGCGCACAAGTATTTGGTTATGCTTTAAATCCTCCAACCTCCCCTAATCTATACGATTTGGTATATAGCGAAAGGTTCATCCAATCATATATTGGCGATATTAGGGATTTTGAGCGGTTGAAAGATTTTATTAAGGAAACCCAACCGCAAATCATCATTCATTTGGCGGCGCAGTCATTGGTAAAGGCTTCATATAAAGACCCTCGTTTTACATTCGAAACAAATGTTATGGGAACAGTAAACATTTTGGAAGCGGCCAGGACCACAGGAACTGTTAAAGTTATTCTAAATGTTACTACAGATAAATGTTATGAAAATAAAGAGTGGGTTTGGGGATATAGGGAAGATGACGTTCTTGGTGGCCACGATCCTTATTCCAATAGCAAAGCCTGTTCAGAACTTATAACTGCCTCTTATCGAAATGCCTTTTTTAAAACAGATGGAAATGATAAAAATGGAATTGCCGTTGCTACAGCGCGTTCAGGTAATATCATTGGTGGGGGCGACTGGTCCTTAGATCGACTGGTTCCAGATTTCATGAGGTCGATGCAGGCTCTAGAAAATGTGGTTATTAGAAATCCGGGTGCTACAAGACCTTGGCAATTTATTTTAGATTCCCTTTTTGGGTATTTGATCCTGGTTAAGAAATTATACACAGAAGGTCAAGATTATGCTGGAAGTTGGAATTTTGGGCCGGGAGAGGATCATAATAAAACCGTTGGATGGGTGGTGTCCCAGTTATGTATAAACTGGGGAGGAAATGCTTCTTATACGATAGAAGATACATCGAACGAGCACGAAGCTAAATTTTTAAAACTCGATTCCTCAAAAGCTAAAAGGAGGTTGGCTTGGTCGAATGTTTATTCTTTAGAAGAAGGGGTTGACAAAACCGTGGAATGGTATAAAGAATATTTAAATGGTAAAATGGTACGTGAGCTATGCGAATTTCAAATTGATGAATTTATGAAAATCAAAGATTCAAGGGATAAATAA
- a CDS encoding dTDP-4-dehydrorhamnose 3,5-epimerase family protein, whose product MEFIETALKGAYIITLDPKGDKRGSFTRIFCEKELAEIGFDKKIVQINHSITEEKCTIRGMHYQVGTASEIKIIRVIKGSVYDVIVDMRPDSDTFLKWISNNLSEDSPQILYVPEGFAHGFQTLSKDVEIIYQHSSFYDPNFERGFPYDDSKIGISWPFPVSVVSERDLNHPNL is encoded by the coding sequence ATGGAATTTATAGAAACTGCTTTAAAAGGAGCCTATATCATAACACTCGATCCAAAAGGAGATAAAAGGGGTTCATTTACACGAATATTTTGTGAAAAAGAATTAGCTGAAATTGGATTTGATAAAAAAATAGTACAAATTAACCATTCTATTACCGAGGAAAAATGCACAATAAGGGGGATGCATTATCAAGTGGGTACCGCATCAGAAATTAAAATTATCAGGGTAATCAAAGGGAGTGTTTATGATGTTATTGTGGATATGAGACCTGATTCTGATACCTTTCTAAAGTGGATATCCAATAATTTGTCAGAAGATTCCCCACAAATATTATATGTGCCCGAGGGCTTTGCCCACGGTTTTCAAACCTTGAGCAAGGATGTAGAAATAATTTATCAGCATTCTTCCTTTTACGATCCTAATTTCGAACGGGGTTTCCCCTATGATGATTCCAAAATAGGGATTTCCTGGCCTTTTCCTGTATCTGTTGTTTCAGAAAGGGACTTAAACCATCCTAATTTATAA
- a CDS encoding class I SAM-dependent methyltransferase has product MNCRHCQKKLEHVFLDLGFAPPSNAYLEEANLNEPEVYFPLKLYVCSNCWLVQIADYASKEELFKDDYSYFSSISKSWLDHAFQYSEKITSSLELNASSQIIEIGSNDGYLLKNFVKNGIPSLGIEPTSGTADKAISLGIPVIKQFFSLKLAKQLAGNGQKADLIVGNNVYAHVPDINDFTAAIKMLLKERGTVTLEFPHLFNLLKFNQFDTVYHEHYSYLSVFTTSKIFEENGLRIFKVEKLPTHGGSVRVYGCNLEDSREIEPSVKEIMDQEKNAGMQDLKIYDAFQEKANTLKNDLISFLIEKKKKNELVAAYGAAAKGNTLLNYAGIKSDLLPFVCDAAPSKQGKFMPGSHIPILHPSALINKNKPKWLLILPWNISKEIIQQQAELKNTGTRFVVGVPELNIIA; this is encoded by the coding sequence ATGAACTGTCGTCATTGCCAAAAAAAACTTGAACATGTTTTTTTGGATTTAGGCTTTGCCCCACCTTCGAATGCATATTTAGAGGAAGCAAATCTTAACGAACCTGAAGTGTATTTTCCATTAAAATTGTATGTGTGCAGCAATTGTTGGTTAGTTCAAATTGCTGATTATGCAAGTAAGGAAGAATTGTTTAAGGACGATTATTCCTATTTCTCATCTATTTCTAAATCATGGTTGGACCACGCATTCCAGTATTCTGAGAAAATAACTAGTTCCCTTGAATTAAATGCTTCAAGCCAAATAATTGAAATAGGATCCAATGACGGTTACCTATTAAAGAATTTTGTGAAAAATGGAATTCCATCTTTGGGTATTGAACCAACCTCCGGAACTGCTGATAAAGCTATTTCTTTAGGTATCCCGGTAATAAAGCAGTTTTTTAGTCTAAAACTAGCAAAACAATTAGCTGGGAATGGTCAAAAAGCAGATTTGATTGTTGGAAATAATGTTTATGCCCACGTACCCGACATAAATGATTTTACAGCTGCCATAAAAATGCTCCTAAAAGAAAGAGGTACAGTAACGCTTGAATTTCCACATTTATTTAATTTGCTGAAATTCAACCAATTCGATACCGTTTACCATGAACACTATTCCTATTTATCAGTATTCACAACTTCTAAAATTTTTGAAGAAAATGGGCTAAGGATTTTTAAGGTAGAAAAACTCCCAACTCATGGTGGAAGCGTTAGGGTATATGGTTGTAACCTTGAAGACTCCCGGGAAATAGAACCGAGTGTAAAAGAAATTATGGACCAGGAAAAAAATGCAGGAATGCAAGACCTGAAAATCTACGATGCATTTCAGGAAAAAGCCAACACTTTAAAAAATGATTTGATTTCTTTTTTAATTGAAAAAAAGAAAAAAAATGAACTTGTGGCTGCATATGGAGCCGCAGCAAAAGGGAACACCCTACTTAATTATGCCGGAATTAAAAGTGATTTATTACCTTTTGTATGTGATGCCGCCCCTTCAAAACAAGGTAAGTTTATGCCTGGAAGTCATATCCCTATCTTGCACCCTAGTGCCCTTATAAATAAAAATAAACCTAAGTGGCTTTTAATCTTACCATGGAATATTAGCAAAGAAATTATACAGCAACAGGCTGAATTAAAAAATACCGGGACGCGTTTTGTTGTGGGAGTTCCAGAATTGAACATAATAGCGTAA
- a CDS encoding glycosyltransferase family 4 protein, with product MKRLLEIVPFYSLDEALEYLENGGDLLPLHHVWCYDQFKKEGYEVLFIENKPSGILGKIGKFIKIDNLQQQLQVIRRAKEYDVIFDPFMQFTFLIALFKIFYLFKKPILTIAQRAYVVNKKNPLKRARQYLTRYVYFKGIDKIVFINQSIFIESKKHKIEGNTDYLRFWGVDHYFFQNYNRAQVEPPHLDFIYSTGGSGRDYNTLLKSFKNINFDLHITARPNFESELKTEIPSNVYVDNSIIPGLTSTGQLREEYYNCLAVAIPLEETSSFSPFGSTVVFEAMAAGKAIIATDNKAYPFNIEKEGIGILVDYYDETGWEKAINFLINNPQKAKEMGEKGQRLSCDIYNYSAFSNEILTHADTLIKKFNFRVHSNK from the coding sequence ATGAAACGATTGCTTGAAATAGTACCATTTTATTCTTTGGACGAAGCATTGGAATACCTTGAAAATGGCGGTGATTTATTGCCGCTGCATCATGTGTGGTGTTACGATCAATTCAAAAAGGAGGGATATGAAGTTCTTTTCATTGAAAATAAACCTAGTGGGATCCTTGGTAAAATAGGAAAATTTATAAAAATCGATAACCTTCAACAACAACTGCAGGTAATACGTAGGGCAAAAGAATATGACGTGATTTTCGATCCTTTTATGCAATTTACTTTTTTAATAGCTCTTTTTAAAATTTTCTATTTATTTAAAAAACCCATATTAACAATTGCACAGCGGGCCTATGTTGTTAATAAGAAAAATCCATTAAAACGTGCCCGGCAATATTTAACGCGGTATGTTTATTTTAAAGGAATAGATAAAATTGTCTTTATCAATCAATCAATTTTCATAGAAAGCAAAAAACACAAAATTGAAGGCAACACAGATTATCTAAGATTTTGGGGGGTGGACCATTATTTTTTTCAGAATTATAATAGGGCACAAGTAGAACCACCTCATTTAGATTTTATTTATTCAACTGGCGGGAGTGGACGAGATTATAATACCCTATTAAAATCTTTTAAAAATATTAATTTTGATCTTCATATAACTGCCAGGCCTAATTTTGAAAGTGAACTAAAAACCGAAATCCCCTCAAATGTATATGTAGATAATTCTATAATCCCTGGTTTAACCTCTACTGGCCAGCTTCGTGAAGAATATTATAATTGTTTGGCCGTAGCAATACCTCTTGAAGAAACCTCCTCTTTCTCACCTTTTGGCAGTACTGTTGTTTTTGAAGCAATGGCAGCTGGCAAAGCTATTATAGCTACAGATAACAAGGCCTATCCATTTAATATAGAAAAAGAGGGAATTGGGATATTGGTTGATTATTATGATGAGACTGGTTGGGAAAAGGCCATCAATTTTTTGATCAATAATCCACAAAAGGCTAAAGAAATGGGGGAAAAAGGTCAGCGGTTAAGTTGTGATATATATAATTATTCTGCATTTTCAAATGAAATATTGACTCATGCAGATACCTTAATTAAGAAATTCAATTTCCGGGTTCACTCCAATAAATAA
- a CDS encoding MATE family efflux transporter: MIKRNLIPLFTFFRKFLNKGQERSIKAKKNILTSLLIKGGSIVISLVLVPLTINYVNADRYGIWLTISSIVAWFSFFDIGLTQGLRNKFAEAKASGDDESAQVFVSTAYAILTIVFLSVWILFLFINPFLDWSNMLNLANDYKSELSILVLIVFTYFCFQFVFKIITTIMTADQEPAKASLIDLVSQILSLIIIGLLVMTTSGSLIYLGLALCLSPLVTLIAANLLLFRTKYRPYRPTLSKVKFSHAKSLFNLGMMFFVIQIAAIVQFETANIIIARNFGPSQVTSYNIVYKYFNVLTMGFVIFLSPFWSASTEAYLKKDIEWIKNSMRKYNLLNIAFVFIGGVMLIFSNKIYDLWLGAGTVEISFPLSLWGFIYVSTIIFGSKYVSFLNGISALYIQFWASIFSPIIFIGLVFLFLNYFRMGVYALFIASVLANINGFIIAPLQYYMIIVKNKKGLWLK; encoded by the coding sequence ATGATTAAAAGAAATCTTATACCCTTATTTACTTTTTTCCGGAAATTCCTAAATAAAGGTCAGGAACGCAGTATTAAGGCAAAAAAAAACATTCTTACCTCGCTCTTAATAAAAGGAGGTAGTATAGTCATCAGTTTGGTGCTTGTGCCCCTAACGATCAACTATGTTAATGCGGATCGTTATGGAATTTGGTTGACAATCAGTTCTATAGTTGCCTGGTTTAGTTTTTTTGATATAGGGCTAACTCAAGGTTTGCGCAATAAATTTGCTGAAGCAAAAGCTTCCGGTGATGATGAGAGTGCCCAGGTTTTTGTGAGTACGGCCTACGCGATCTTAACCATCGTTTTTTTAAGTGTCTGGATTTTATTTCTTTTTATAAATCCGTTTTTGGATTGGAGCAACATGCTTAATTTAGCTAACGATTATAAATCAGAACTTTCTATACTTGTTTTGATTGTGTTTACCTATTTCTGCTTTCAGTTTGTTTTTAAGATAATTACTACGATAATGACAGCAGATCAAGAACCTGCAAAAGCATCTTTGATTGATCTAGTATCGCAAATTCTATCCCTGATCATCATTGGTTTGTTGGTGATGACTACATCGGGATCACTGATCTATTTGGGACTTGCTTTATGCCTTTCCCCCTTAGTTACGCTGATCGCTGCTAATTTGCTTTTGTTTAGAACAAAATATAGACCTTATAGGCCTACATTATCTAAGGTTAAGTTCTCACATGCCAAAAGTCTTTTCAATTTGGGTATGATGTTTTTTGTGATTCAAATTGCTGCTATTGTACAATTTGAAACTGCAAATATTATAATCGCCAGGAATTTTGGTCCCTCACAGGTTACTTCCTACAATATTGTTTATAAATACTTTAATGTGCTTACGATGGGGTTTGTTATTTTTCTTTCCCCATTTTGGTCAGCTTCTACAGAGGCATATTTAAAAAAAGACATAGAATGGATAAAAAACAGCATGAGAAAATACAATTTGTTGAACATCGCATTTGTTTTTATTGGAGGTGTAATGCTAATTTTTTCAAATAAAATCTATGACCTCTGGTTGGGAGCGGGAACCGTTGAGATTAGCTTTCCCCTTTCCCTTTGGGGGTTTATATATGTGTCTACGATTATCTTTGGTTCTAAATATGTTAGTTTTTTAAATGGAATCAGTGCATTATATATACAGTTTTGGGCAAGTATTTTTAGCCCCATTATATTCATAGGTTTGGTTTTCTTGTTCCTTAATTATTTTAGGATGGGTGTTTATGCGCTATTTATAGCTTCTGTTTTAGCCAATATCAATGGATTTATAATAGCTCCACTGCAATATTATATGATAATCGTTAAGAATAAAAAAGGGCTCTGGCTTAAATAA
- a CDS encoding glycosyltransferase, whose amino-acid sequence MANLKILHLQYGSSKASPGNRLHKAFLEAGANSSLLSLYGEIDAEENICSLERKARWVSKMNNWVESYLKRRMTSQFGIFSYPVIGSNISEMNVVREVDVIYIHWVLNGFLSIKNIEQLVKLNKPIIFFMHDMWTITGGCHHSFGCDKYMEHCHNCKFFIGDKKNDLSTSEFKRKKKLFSTYDNVYFIAPSKWLFNCAKQSALTKEKPVFYIPNYLDDKIFKPFEKNVAKKILNIDKDDIVIAFGAISIGSPYKGWEYLQKALEIMEEDGNFKNVSILIFGSGYNKEVAEAIPFKTKFMGFLTNEYATNLMYNAADVFLAPSLADNLPYSILESQYCGTPVVAFNTGGIPDLIDHKNNGYLANYKDSHDLATGIKYCIDNDVKGYALPEFEGDLIMGKHLGLIEQILNSDSCF is encoded by the coding sequence ATGGCTAATTTAAAGATACTTCATCTTCAGTATGGCTCTTCCAAGGCCAGTCCAGGCAATAGACTTCATAAGGCCTTTTTAGAAGCCGGGGCTAATTCCAGTCTTCTTTCCTTATACGGTGAGATAGACGCGGAAGAGAATATTTGTAGTCTAGAGAGAAAGGCTCGTTGGGTTTCTAAGATGAATAACTGGGTCGAATCCTATTTAAAAAGAAGAATGACCTCTCAATTTGGTATTTTTTCCTATCCAGTTATTGGTTCCAATATTTCGGAAATGAATGTGGTTAGAGAAGTAGATGTCATATATATTCATTGGGTGCTCAACGGTTTTTTAAGCATTAAAAATATAGAGCAATTGGTTAAGCTCAATAAGCCGATAATATTTTTTATGCATGATATGTGGACTATTACGGGAGGGTGCCACCACAGCTTTGGCTGTGATAAATACATGGAACACTGCCATAACTGCAAATTTTTTATAGGTGATAAGAAGAATGATTTATCTACTAGTGAATTTAAAAGAAAGAAAAAATTATTTTCAACATATGATAATGTATATTTTATAGCTCCGAGTAAATGGCTGTTTAACTGCGCTAAACAGTCTGCACTTACAAAGGAAAAACCTGTATTTTATATCCCTAATTATTTAGACGATAAAATATTCAAACCATTTGAGAAAAACGTTGCTAAAAAGATACTTAATATTGATAAAGATGATATTGTTATTGCTTTTGGTGCCATCTCCATTGGTAGTCCCTATAAAGGTTGGGAGTATCTGCAGAAGGCCTTGGAAATAATGGAAGAAGATGGCAATTTTAAAAATGTGAGTATATTGATATTTGGAAGTGGTTACAACAAAGAGGTTGCCGAAGCGATACCGTTTAAAACAAAATTCATGGGATTTCTTACTAATGAATATGCAACAAACCTTATGTATAATGCAGCCGATGTATTCCTCGCACCTTCCCTTGCTGATAATCTTCCTTATTCCATATTAGAATCACAATATTGCGGCACTCCCGTGGTTGCTTTTAATACAGGAGGAATACCAGATTTGATCGACCATAAAAATAACGGGTATCTTGCAAATTATAAGGATTCGCATGATTTAGCTACTGGTATAAAGTATTGTATTGATAATGATGTTAAGGGTTATGCCTTGCCGGAGTTTGAAGGGGATTTGATTATGGGGAAACATTTGGGATTAATCGAACAAATTTTGAACTCAGACAGTTGTTTTTAA